A window of Xiphophorus hellerii strain 12219 chromosome 7, Xiphophorus_hellerii-4.1, whole genome shotgun sequence contains these coding sequences:
- the ppp1r9ala gene encoding neurabin-1 isoform X1 codes for MIKTENKGGERSLRSASPHRNAYKSDFQAIKCSFDGPKSEDASKTFANGSSETRDESRGRPFGTRVNKIKNIFLQMDGQQPESQEVKQTLKSDAPHVSPTKLQFPVSAHRVNLNSASSPESHSLEKTPKGEDVEIDKVSLAEKFSVTRKLFERGVKEQPAAEKQSPNRVVNRLSLGSASDEEKNARRASGCKESPGKLEQTPTSAAKSCSDEIADGEKRHVSRVSLNAGPLSKRLENYIVENDSDDNNTSAGKEGVASAKQHSTTQHVQPTVVSKDVSHKATSPVKEVTDSSFANNVLIKNKDSKSGSWGSNLGTKATLPASGDVSLAADATPKLRSSEQTTSISHSYKCPSPAVDRFSRTSVGDGAKPSSSPPRDGKEPLPSAGGFLNADRNKHPEKLKSNDGPALSPTGPKPQSKTSSPDSRGGSTVRAELVVVQNESSDSEEDEITEDKQKDEFCEDLQRSFPSGQNLNSHQISSQETIEEAQRGADTEYEGRVSADDKRFGLEKKEDNLAVSQDTNEEDEAAEEEEEEEDSLEKQVEENILDRVSPVVYGIENAAFVDDRDVDQVIGEEEEKEEEDEEEDDQIYGNYDECYEVIGLSDEDDAPPKRKIRFSTDPILVFSTFSNEDYDRRNDDVDPIAASAEYELEKRVEKMDVFPVEIQKAGDNGLGISIIGMGVGADQGLEKLGIFVKTVTENGATEKDGRIQVNDQIVEVDGTSLVGVTQLFAATVLKNTKGTVRFLIGREKPGTQSEVARLISETLEQERNQQQQHLDDPYDHSTEEEERYEDEDDDVIEERILGSNFSPGRNVEVLELPDSEALFMPTDMNSSQMAFKFKELQLKHSVATAEINQLKEKLRKSEEDKSLWEERQSALEQKTEESNDKILKLENYWLEAQAVCKSVNEQLAENQAQYEALDKKYNKAKKLIKDYQQKEIDFVKKEEELKKTLDEKDKWYKEQLESLQNRIAALESRGASAVESQSGLDSAAEDRLSSQDSVNNSQSIDSLLDQDWTEVIPETARLDTSAQKAKCRLAQMSRRQAPTRNKLKEGLAEPAHHSQETEEEVEQEEQESAGRQQSTQESPALPADVCHTGQKDNPGETGDASKSKLELSSSPSLSPSLGDSVESCSNPSLSSPKHTSSPHSPSGFMRNVKKRESKGKGKELKEELSESSTAVKPKRRFPDFGGLRKSGGKGRKDKEKEAMRASLDSRGSAELLEESGGNLSPAESMTSVPTCMPFSWFGDKDRDREPSSSNSSLPYAANETSSEQSQDRKTKTNLSWSSLFSRSLDLSFSVIDDSSPASPSTDISGLVAEPNLSGRSHTLIFSSSETLDDEPVPVGKEYQWQNRPISDWTNQQVCHWLMGMNMDQYTPEFTAKGIDGQQLLHLDSDKLKALGVTSQSDRSTIKKKLKDMRKAQEKLEKQREKREKEGRRSGRLPVQGDSIC; via the exons atgatcaaaacagaaaacaaaggagGGGAGAGGAGCCTGAGAAGTGCGTCCCCTCACAGAAATGCATACAAGTCTGACTTCCAAGCCATCAAGTGCTCCTTTGATGGGCCAAAGTCCGAGGATGcctcaaaaacatttgcaaacgGATCAAGTGAAACCCGGGATGAGTCTAGGGGAAGGCCTTTTGGAACCAGAGTGAATAAGATCAAGAACATATTTCTACAAATGGATGGACAGCAACCAGAGTCTCAAGAAGtcaaacaaactttaaagtcTGATGCCCCCCATGTTTCCCCAAcgaagctgcagtttccagtcaGCGCTCACAGAGTTAATTTAAACAGCGCTTCAAGCCCCGAATCCCACAGTTTAGAGAAAACACCCAAGGGGGAAGATGTTGAGATTGACAAAGTGTCTCTGGCGGAGAAGTTTTCTGTGACCAGAAAACTCTTTGAAAGAGGCGTCAAGGAGCAGCCAGCAGCTGAGAAACAGTCCCCAAATAGAGTGGTTAATCGTCTATCCCTCGGAAGTGCCTCAGATGAAGAGAAAAACGCAAGGAGAGCGTCGGGATGCAAAGAGAGTCCTGGCAAATTGGAGCAAACACCCACATCGGCAGCTAAAAGTTGCTCAGATGAGATAGCTGATGGTGAAAAAAGGCATGTGTCTAGAGTGTCGCTGAATGCAGGGCCTTTGTCAAAGAGGTTGGAAAATTATATAGTTGAGAATGACTCAGACGACAACAACACATCTGCTGGGAAAGAAGGTGTGGCATCTGCTAAACAACACAGCACCACTCAACACGTACAGCCTACCGTTGTATCCAAGGACGTCTCACACAAAGCTACTTCTCCTGTCAAAGAAGTCACTGACTCTTCATTTGCTAATAATGTcctcatcaaaaataaagaTAGCAAATCTGGGTCTTGGGGGTCAAATTTGGGAACTAAAGCGACATTACCAGCTAGTGGTGATGTATCTTTGGCAGCAGATGCCACTCCAAAACTTCGCTCATCAGAGCAAACGACCTCAATTAGCCACAGCTACAAGTGCCCCTCACCAGCAGTTGATAGATTTAGTAGGACATCTGTTGGTGATGGTGCTAAACCATCGAGTTCACCCCCAAGGGATGGGAAAGAGCCTTTGCCGTCAGCTGGCGGATTTCTGAACGCAGATCGGAATAAACACCCGGAAAAACTCAAGAGTAACGATGGCCCAGCTCTCAGCCCTACAGGGCCCAAGCCACAAAGCAAGACTTCATCACCTGACTCCAGAGGGGGAAGCACAGTGCGGGCTGAACTGGTGGTGGTACAGAACGAGTCCTCGGACAGTGAGGAGGATGAAATCACTGAAGATAAGCAGAAAGACGAATTCTGTGAAGACCTACAAAGAAGCTTTCCATCAGGACAAAACCTCAACTCTCATCAAATCTCCTCACAAGAGACTATAGAAGAAGCACAAAGGGGGGCAGACACTGAATATGAAGGTAGAGTCTCAGCAGATGACAAGAGATTTGGTTTAGAGAAAAAGGAGGATAACTTAGCTGTGAGTCAGGACACTAATGAAGAGGATGAAGcagcggaggaggaggaagaggaggaggattcACTAGAGAAGCAAGTGGAGGAGAACATTCTGGATAGAGTCTCTCCAGTAGTGTATGGGATAGAGAACGCAGCATTTGTGGATGATAGAGATGTAGACCAGGTCATcggggaagaggaggagaaggaggaggaagatgaggaggaggatgatcAAATCTATGGGAATTATGATGAGTGTTACGAAGTTATTGGTCTCTCTGATGAGGATGACGCTCCCCCAAAAAGGAAAATTAGGTTCTCCACAGATCCCATTTTG GTCTTCAGCACCTTCTCCAATGAGGATTATGATCGGCGTAATGATGATGTGGACCCTATTGCAGCGTCTGCAGAATATGAGCTGGAAAAGAGAGTGGAGAAAATGGATGTGTTTCCTGTGGAAATTCAAAAGG CAGGAGACAATGGGCTTGGAATCAGTATCATAGGAATGGGAGTGGGAGCTGACCAGGGTTTGGAGAAACTCGGtatttttgtgaaaactgtAACTGAGAATGGAGCGACTGAGAAAGATGGACG GATACAGGTGAATGATCAGATAGTAGAGGTTGATGGGACCAGTCTGGTGGGAGTAACCCAGCTGTTTGCTGCAACTGTCCTGAAGAACACCAAAGGCACAGTGAG GTTTCTGATTGGTCGAGAGAAGCCGGGAACTCAGAGCGAGGTGGCCCGCCTCATTAGTGAGACACTGGAGCAGGagaggaaccagcagcagcaacacctGGATGACCCTTACGACCACTCTACAGAGGAG GAGGAGAGGTATGAGGACGAGGATGACGACGTTATAGAAGAAAGAATTCTTGGGTCCAATTTCTCTCCAGGGAGAAACGTGGAGGTGTTGGAGCTGCCGGACTCGGAGGCCTTGTTCATGCCGACCGACATGAACAGCTCTCAGATGGCCTTCAAGTTCAAAGAG CTGCAACTGAAGCACAGCGTTGCTacagctgaaataaatcaactgaAGGAAAAG ctAAGGAAATCAGAGGAGGACAAGTCTTTGTGGGAAGAAAGGCAATCTGCACTGGAGCAAAAAACTGAGGAGAGCAACGACAAAATCCTAAAGCTGGAGAATTACTGGCTGGAAGCCCAGGCTGTGTGCAAGAGTGTGAATGAACAATTAGCCGAGAATCAGGCTCAGTATGAGGCCCTGGACAAGAAGTACAACAAGGCCAAGAAACTGATCAAAGACTACCAACAAAA AGAGATagattttgtgaagaaagaggaggagctgaaaaAGACTCTGGACGAAAAAGACAAATGGTACAAGGAGCAGCTGGAGAGCCTGCAGAACAGG ATTGCTGCCCTGGAGTCCAGAGGGGCTTCAGCTGTGGAGAGTCAGAGCGGTCTGGACTCTGCTGCTGAGGACAGACTCAGCAGCCAAGACTCTGTCAACAACTCACAATCCATTGACTCTCTCTTAG aTCAAGACTGGACTGAAGTGATCCCTGAAACAGCGCGCCTGGACACCAGCGCTCAGAAGGCCAAATGCCGGTTGGCTCAGATGAGCCGGCGCCAGGCTCCAACTCGAAACAAACTAAAGGAAGGCCTGGCTGAACCCGCTCATCATTCTCAG GAAACTGAAGAAGAGGTcgagcaggaggagcaggaatCTGCCGGGAGGCAGCAGTCAACACAGGAGAGCCCAGCACTACCTGCCGACGTCTGCCACACTGGACAGAAAGACAATCCGGGCGAGACCGGAGATGCTTCTAAAAGCAAATTGGAGCTGTCCAGCAGTCCATCTTTGTCCCCGTCACTGGGGGACAGTGTTGAAAGCTGTAGCAATCCCTCGTTGTCTTCTCCAAAACACACGTCCTCACCACACTCTCCTTCGGGTTTTATGCGCAACGTGAAAAAGAGAGAGTCCAAAGGCAAAGGGAAAGAACTCAAAG AGGAGTTGAGTGAGTCTTCTACAGCGGTAAAACCTAAAAGGCGATTTCCAGATTTTGG AGGCCTTCGGAAGTCAGGCGGCAAagggagaaaagacaaagagaaagagGCCATGAGAGCTTCTTTGGATAGCAG GGGTTCTGCAGAGTTACTAGAGGAATCTGGAGGGAACCTGTCTCCTGCAGAGTCCATGACCTCTGTCCCCACTTGTATGCCTTTCTCCTGGTTTGGAGAcaaagacagagacagagagccaTCCTCGTCCAACAGCAGCCTGCCATACGCTGCAAATGAAACCAGCAGTGAGCAAAGCCAGGATCGTAAAACTAAG ACAAATCTCTCCTGGTCCTCTTTATTCAGTCGCTCTTTAGATTTG AGTTTTTCAGTCATAGATGATTCTAGCCCTGCCAGTCCCAGTACAGACATCTCTGGGTTAGTCGCTGAACCCAATCTGTCTGGGCGCTCACACACTTTAATCTTCTCTTCCAGCGAG ACCTTGGATGATGAACCAGTCCCTGTTGGGAAAGAGTATCAGTGGCAGAATCGGCCCATCTCCGATTGGACCAATCAGCAGGTCTGTCACTGGTTAATGGGCATGAACATGGATCAGTACACTCCTGAATTCACCGCAAAGGGAATCGATggccagcagctgctgcacttaGACAGCGACAAACTGAAG GCACTTGGTGTGACAAGTCAAAGTGATCGCTCAACTATCAAAAAGAAGCTGAAGGATATGCGGAAGGCCCAGGAGAAGCTGGAAAAACAGcgggagaaaagagagaaagagggcCGACGCAGTGGGAGGCTGCCGGTCCAGGGTGACTCCATCTGCTGA
- the ppp1r9ala gene encoding neurabin-1 isoform X5: MIKTENKGGERSLRSASPHRNAYKSDFQAIKCSFDGPKSEDASKTFANGSSETRDESRGRPFGTRVNKIKNIFLQMDGQQPESQEVKQTLKSDAPHVSPTKLQFPVSAHRVNLNSASSPESHSLEKTPKGEDVEIDKVSLAEKFSVTRKLFERGVKEQPAAEKQSPNRVVNRLSLGSASDEEKNARRASGCKESPGKLEQTPTSAAKSCSDEIADGEKRHVSRVSLNAGPLSKRLENYIVENDSDDNNTSAGKEGVASAKQHSTTQHVQPTVVSKDVSHKATSPVKEVTDSSFANNVLIKNKDSKSGSWGSNLGTKATLPASGDVSLAADATPKLRSSEQTTSISHSYKCPSPAVDRFSRTSVGDGAKPSSSPPRDGKEPLPSAGGFLNADRNKHPEKLKSNDGPALSPTGPKPQSKTSSPDSRGGSTVRAELVVVQNESSDSEEDEITEDKQKDEFCEDLQRSFPSGQNLNSHQISSQETIEEAQRGADTEYEGRVSADDKRFGLEKKEDNLAVSQDTNEEDEAAEEEEEEEDSLEKQVEENILDRVSPVVYGIENAAFVDDRDVDQVIGEEEEKEEEDEEEDDQIYGNYDECYEVIGLSDEDDAPPKRKIRFSTDPILVFSTFSNEDYDRRNDDVDPIAASAEYELEKRVEKMDVFPVEIQKGDNGLGISIIGMGVGADQGLEKLGIFVKTVTENGATEKDGRIQVNDQIVEVDGTSLVGVTQLFAATVLKNTKGTVRFLIGREKPGTQSEVARLISETLEQERNQQQQHLDDPYDHSTEEEERYEDEDDDVIEERILGSNFSPGRNVEVLELPDSEALFMPTDMNSSQMAFKFKELQLKHSVATAEINQLKEKLRKSEEDKSLWEERQSALEQKTEESNDKILKLENYWLEAQAVCKSVNEQLAENQAQYEALDKKYNKAKKLIKDYQQKEIDFVKKEEELKKTLDEKDKWYKEQLESLQNRIAALESRGASAVESQSGLDSAAEDRLSSQDSVNNSQSIDSLLDQDWTEVIPETARLDTSAQKAKCRLAQMSRRQAPTRNKLKEGLAEPAHHSQETEEEVEQEEQESAGRQQSTQESPALPADVCHTGQKDNPGETGDASKSKLELSSSPSLSPSLGDSVESCSNPSLSSPKHTSSPHSPSGFMRNVKKRESKGKGKELKEELSESSTAVKPKRRFPDFGGLRKSGGKGRKDKEKEAMRASLDSRGSAELLEESGGNLSPAESMTSVPTCMPFSWFGDKDRDREPSSSNSSLPYAANETSSEQSQDRKTKSFSVIDDSSPASPSTDISGLVAEPNLSGRSHTLIFSSSETLDDEPVPVGKEYQWQNRPISDWTNQQVCHWLMGMNMDQYTPEFTAKGIDGQQLLHLDSDKLKALGVTSQSDRSTIKKKLKDMRKAQEKLEKQREKREKEGRRSGRLPVQGDSIC, translated from the exons atgatcaaaacagaaaacaaaggagGGGAGAGGAGCCTGAGAAGTGCGTCCCCTCACAGAAATGCATACAAGTCTGACTTCCAAGCCATCAAGTGCTCCTTTGATGGGCCAAAGTCCGAGGATGcctcaaaaacatttgcaaacgGATCAAGTGAAACCCGGGATGAGTCTAGGGGAAGGCCTTTTGGAACCAGAGTGAATAAGATCAAGAACATATTTCTACAAATGGATGGACAGCAACCAGAGTCTCAAGAAGtcaaacaaactttaaagtcTGATGCCCCCCATGTTTCCCCAAcgaagctgcagtttccagtcaGCGCTCACAGAGTTAATTTAAACAGCGCTTCAAGCCCCGAATCCCACAGTTTAGAGAAAACACCCAAGGGGGAAGATGTTGAGATTGACAAAGTGTCTCTGGCGGAGAAGTTTTCTGTGACCAGAAAACTCTTTGAAAGAGGCGTCAAGGAGCAGCCAGCAGCTGAGAAACAGTCCCCAAATAGAGTGGTTAATCGTCTATCCCTCGGAAGTGCCTCAGATGAAGAGAAAAACGCAAGGAGAGCGTCGGGATGCAAAGAGAGTCCTGGCAAATTGGAGCAAACACCCACATCGGCAGCTAAAAGTTGCTCAGATGAGATAGCTGATGGTGAAAAAAGGCATGTGTCTAGAGTGTCGCTGAATGCAGGGCCTTTGTCAAAGAGGTTGGAAAATTATATAGTTGAGAATGACTCAGACGACAACAACACATCTGCTGGGAAAGAAGGTGTGGCATCTGCTAAACAACACAGCACCACTCAACACGTACAGCCTACCGTTGTATCCAAGGACGTCTCACACAAAGCTACTTCTCCTGTCAAAGAAGTCACTGACTCTTCATTTGCTAATAATGTcctcatcaaaaataaagaTAGCAAATCTGGGTCTTGGGGGTCAAATTTGGGAACTAAAGCGACATTACCAGCTAGTGGTGATGTATCTTTGGCAGCAGATGCCACTCCAAAACTTCGCTCATCAGAGCAAACGACCTCAATTAGCCACAGCTACAAGTGCCCCTCACCAGCAGTTGATAGATTTAGTAGGACATCTGTTGGTGATGGTGCTAAACCATCGAGTTCACCCCCAAGGGATGGGAAAGAGCCTTTGCCGTCAGCTGGCGGATTTCTGAACGCAGATCGGAATAAACACCCGGAAAAACTCAAGAGTAACGATGGCCCAGCTCTCAGCCCTACAGGGCCCAAGCCACAAAGCAAGACTTCATCACCTGACTCCAGAGGGGGAAGCACAGTGCGGGCTGAACTGGTGGTGGTACAGAACGAGTCCTCGGACAGTGAGGAGGATGAAATCACTGAAGATAAGCAGAAAGACGAATTCTGTGAAGACCTACAAAGAAGCTTTCCATCAGGACAAAACCTCAACTCTCATCAAATCTCCTCACAAGAGACTATAGAAGAAGCACAAAGGGGGGCAGACACTGAATATGAAGGTAGAGTCTCAGCAGATGACAAGAGATTTGGTTTAGAGAAAAAGGAGGATAACTTAGCTGTGAGTCAGGACACTAATGAAGAGGATGAAGcagcggaggaggaggaagaggaggaggattcACTAGAGAAGCAAGTGGAGGAGAACATTCTGGATAGAGTCTCTCCAGTAGTGTATGGGATAGAGAACGCAGCATTTGTGGATGATAGAGATGTAGACCAGGTCATcggggaagaggaggagaaggaggaggaagatgaggaggaggatgatcAAATCTATGGGAATTATGATGAGTGTTACGAAGTTATTGGTCTCTCTGATGAGGATGACGCTCCCCCAAAAAGGAAAATTAGGTTCTCCACAGATCCCATTTTG GTCTTCAGCACCTTCTCCAATGAGGATTATGATCGGCGTAATGATGATGTGGACCCTATTGCAGCGTCTGCAGAATATGAGCTGGAAAAGAGAGTGGAGAAAATGGATGTGTTTCCTGTGGAAATTCAAAAGG GAGACAATGGGCTTGGAATCAGTATCATAGGAATGGGAGTGGGAGCTGACCAGGGTTTGGAGAAACTCGGtatttttgtgaaaactgtAACTGAGAATGGAGCGACTGAGAAAGATGGACG GATACAGGTGAATGATCAGATAGTAGAGGTTGATGGGACCAGTCTGGTGGGAGTAACCCAGCTGTTTGCTGCAACTGTCCTGAAGAACACCAAAGGCACAGTGAG GTTTCTGATTGGTCGAGAGAAGCCGGGAACTCAGAGCGAGGTGGCCCGCCTCATTAGTGAGACACTGGAGCAGGagaggaaccagcagcagcaacacctGGATGACCCTTACGACCACTCTACAGAGGAG GAGGAGAGGTATGAGGACGAGGATGACGACGTTATAGAAGAAAGAATTCTTGGGTCCAATTTCTCTCCAGGGAGAAACGTGGAGGTGTTGGAGCTGCCGGACTCGGAGGCCTTGTTCATGCCGACCGACATGAACAGCTCTCAGATGGCCTTCAAGTTCAAAGAG CTGCAACTGAAGCACAGCGTTGCTacagctgaaataaatcaactgaAGGAAAAG ctAAGGAAATCAGAGGAGGACAAGTCTTTGTGGGAAGAAAGGCAATCTGCACTGGAGCAAAAAACTGAGGAGAGCAACGACAAAATCCTAAAGCTGGAGAATTACTGGCTGGAAGCCCAGGCTGTGTGCAAGAGTGTGAATGAACAATTAGCCGAGAATCAGGCTCAGTATGAGGCCCTGGACAAGAAGTACAACAAGGCCAAGAAACTGATCAAAGACTACCAACAAAA AGAGATagattttgtgaagaaagaggaggagctgaaaaAGACTCTGGACGAAAAAGACAAATGGTACAAGGAGCAGCTGGAGAGCCTGCAGAACAGG ATTGCTGCCCTGGAGTCCAGAGGGGCTTCAGCTGTGGAGAGTCAGAGCGGTCTGGACTCTGCTGCTGAGGACAGACTCAGCAGCCAAGACTCTGTCAACAACTCACAATCCATTGACTCTCTCTTAG aTCAAGACTGGACTGAAGTGATCCCTGAAACAGCGCGCCTGGACACCAGCGCTCAGAAGGCCAAATGCCGGTTGGCTCAGATGAGCCGGCGCCAGGCTCCAACTCGAAACAAACTAAAGGAAGGCCTGGCTGAACCCGCTCATCATTCTCAG GAAACTGAAGAAGAGGTcgagcaggaggagcaggaatCTGCCGGGAGGCAGCAGTCAACACAGGAGAGCCCAGCACTACCTGCCGACGTCTGCCACACTGGACAGAAAGACAATCCGGGCGAGACCGGAGATGCTTCTAAAAGCAAATTGGAGCTGTCCAGCAGTCCATCTTTGTCCCCGTCACTGGGGGACAGTGTTGAAAGCTGTAGCAATCCCTCGTTGTCTTCTCCAAAACACACGTCCTCACCACACTCTCCTTCGGGTTTTATGCGCAACGTGAAAAAGAGAGAGTCCAAAGGCAAAGGGAAAGAACTCAAAG AGGAGTTGAGTGAGTCTTCTACAGCGGTAAAACCTAAAAGGCGATTTCCAGATTTTGG AGGCCTTCGGAAGTCAGGCGGCAAagggagaaaagacaaagagaaagagGCCATGAGAGCTTCTTTGGATAGCAG GGGTTCTGCAGAGTTACTAGAGGAATCTGGAGGGAACCTGTCTCCTGCAGAGTCCATGACCTCTGTCCCCACTTGTATGCCTTTCTCCTGGTTTGGAGAcaaagacagagacagagagccaTCCTCGTCCAACAGCAGCCTGCCATACGCTGCAAATGAAACCAGCAGTGAGCAAAGCCAGGATCGTAAAACTAAG AGTTTTTCAGTCATAGATGATTCTAGCCCTGCCAGTCCCAGTACAGACATCTCTGGGTTAGTCGCTGAACCCAATCTGTCTGGGCGCTCACACACTTTAATCTTCTCTTCCAGCGAG ACCTTGGATGATGAACCAGTCCCTGTTGGGAAAGAGTATCAGTGGCAGAATCGGCCCATCTCCGATTGGACCAATCAGCAGGTCTGTCACTGGTTAATGGGCATGAACATGGATCAGTACACTCCTGAATTCACCGCAAAGGGAATCGATggccagcagctgctgcacttaGACAGCGACAAACTGAAG GCACTTGGTGTGACAAGTCAAAGTGATCGCTCAACTATCAAAAAGAAGCTGAAGGATATGCGGAAGGCCCAGGAGAAGCTGGAAAAACAGcgggagaaaagagagaaagagggcCGACGCAGTGGGAGGCTGCCGGTCCAGGGTGACTCCATCTGCTGA